Proteins encoded together in one Flavobacteriales bacterium window:
- a CDS encoding SDR family oxidoreductase — translation MPKLILITGATSGFGEATARRFAAEGHRLIITGRRKERLEALRQELEGLHGTLGAHDRVHALHFDVRDHDATVRAIASLPAAWHPIDVLVNNAGLAAGLDPIQEGNLQDWERMLDTNVKGLLHVTRAVLPGMIAAGTGHIINIGSTAGKEVYPRGAVYCASKHAVDALTKGLRQDLLPHGIKVTQIAPGLAETEFSVVRFHGDEDRARQVYHGLQPLRPEDIAELVHYVTTLPPHVCVNDLVVTPTAQANSMVVQRTG, via the coding sequence ATGCCCAAGCTCATCCTCATCACCGGCGCCACCAGCGGCTTCGGTGAGGCCACGGCGCGCCGCTTCGCCGCCGAGGGCCACCGCCTGATCATCACTGGCCGCCGCAAGGAGCGGCTCGAGGCCCTGCGCCAGGAGCTGGAAGGCCTGCACGGCACCCTCGGCGCCCACGACCGCGTGCACGCCCTGCACTTCGACGTGCGCGACCACGACGCCACGGTGCGCGCCATCGCCTCGCTGCCCGCGGCCTGGCACCCCATCGATGTGCTGGTGAACAACGCCGGGCTGGCCGCGGGGCTCGACCCCATCCAGGAGGGGAACCTGCAGGACTGGGAGCGCATGCTGGACACCAACGTGAAGGGCCTGCTGCACGTGACGCGCGCCGTGCTGCCGGGCATGATCGCCGCCGGGACCGGCCACATCATCAACATCGGCAGCACCGCCGGCAAGGAGGTGTACCCCAGGGGCGCCGTGTACTGCGCCAGCAAGCACGCGGTGGACGCCCTCACCAAGGGCCTGCGCCAGGACCTGCTGCCCCACGGCATCAAGGTGACGCAGATCGCGCCCGGCCTGGCCGAAACGGAGTTCAGCGTGGTGCGCTTCCACGGCGACGAGGACCGCGCGAGGCAGGTGTACCACGGCCTGCAGCCGTTGCGCCCCGAGGACATCGCCGAGCTGGTGCACTACGTCACCACCCTGCCGCCCCACGTCTGCGTCAACGACCTGGTGGTGACCCCCACGGCGCAGGCCAACAGCATGGTGGTGCAGCGAACGGGCTGA
- a CDS encoding DUF2911 domain-containing protein, with amino-acid sequence MKKALKWILLGLAVVLMVVFAGFQFMKYNTKKASPEDRVQFTQGDLELEVFYNRPGKKGRVIFGELVPYDQVWRTGANEATTFTTNKPLTIDGRVLKAGAYTLWTIPGQDGWTVIWNDRMYPWGVDFDQKAQRRPEHDALQVQVPVERLAGPVELFTIAVQEAPLALTLSWDDVRVTVPMAH; translated from the coding sequence ATGAAGAAAGCGCTGAAGTGGATCCTGCTCGGCCTGGCCGTTGTGCTCATGGTGGTCTTCGCGGGCTTCCAGTTCATGAAGTACAACACGAAGAAGGCGAGCCCCGAGGACCGGGTGCAGTTCACGCAGGGCGACCTGGAGCTGGAGGTCTTCTACAACCGGCCGGGCAAGAAGGGCCGGGTGATCTTCGGCGAGCTGGTGCCCTACGACCAGGTGTGGCGCACGGGGGCCAACGAGGCCACGACCTTCACCACCAACAAGCCCCTCACCATCGATGGCAGGGTGCTGAAGGCCGGGGCCTACACGCTGTGGACCATCCCCGGCCAGGACGGGTGGACGGTGATCTGGAACGACCGCATGTACCCGTGGGGCGTGGACTTCGACCAGAAGGCGCAACGCCGGCCGGAGCACGATGCCCTGCAGGTGCAGGTGCCCGTGGAGCGGCTCGCCGGGCCGGTGGAGCTCTTCACCATCGCCGTGCAGGAGGCGCCGCTGGCGCTGACCCTGAGCTGGGACGATGTGCGGGTGACGGTGCCCATGGCGCACTGA
- the lpxD gene encoding UDP-3-O-(3-hydroxymyristoyl)glucosamine N-acyltransferase, with protein MQFSAGQIAEFLQGEVDGDAQVLVSDISKIEEGRLGTLSFLANPKYTEHVYTTAASVVLVEKGFHPTRPIPKHVTLIRVADPRACFSRLLQMHDAHQYEKKGYEQPSYISPKATIGKDVYIGTFTHIGDGVVIGDGVKILPNCTIGDNVVIGAGTRIHANVVVYGRSVIGRNCIIHSGTVIGSDGFGFTVNAAGEQEKIPQIGNVVIEDDVEIGANCTIDRATLGSTIIRRGAKLDNLIQVGHNAEIGSHTVVVSQTGIAGSSRVGAHAMIGGQVGIAGHLTVGDRVKVAAQSGIGENIPDGVTVQGSPAFAIGPYKRSYVVFRNLPELQRRVAELERMLAELRKEAGQAG; from the coding sequence ATGCAGTTCTCCGCCGGACAGATCGCCGAGTTCCTCCAGGGGGAGGTGGACGGTGATGCGCAGGTGCTGGTGAGCGACATCAGCAAGATCGAGGAGGGCCGCCTGGGCACGCTGAGCTTCCTGGCCAACCCGAAGTACACCGAGCACGTGTACACCACCGCGGCCAGCGTGGTGCTGGTGGAGAAGGGCTTCCACCCCACGCGCCCCATCCCCAAGCATGTGACGCTGATCCGCGTGGCCGACCCGCGCGCCTGCTTCTCGCGCCTGCTGCAGATGCACGACGCGCACCAGTACGAGAAGAAGGGCTATGAGCAGCCCAGCTACATCAGCCCGAAGGCCACCATCGGCAAGGACGTGTACATCGGCACCTTCACCCACATCGGCGACGGGGTGGTGATCGGCGACGGGGTGAAGATCCTGCCCAACTGCACCATCGGCGACAACGTGGTGATCGGGGCGGGCACGCGCATCCACGCCAACGTGGTGGTGTACGGGCGGAGCGTGATCGGCCGGAACTGCATCATCCACAGCGGCACGGTGATCGGCTCGGACGGCTTCGGCTTCACGGTGAACGCTGCCGGCGAGCAGGAGAAGATCCCCCAGATCGGCAACGTGGTGATCGAGGATGACGTGGAGATCGGGGCCAACTGCACCATCGACCGGGCCACGCTGGGCAGCACCATCATCCGCCGGGGCGCCAAGCTGGACAACCTGATCCAGGTGGGGCACAATGCGGAGATCGGGTCGCACACGGTGGTGGTGTCGCAGACGGGCATCGCGGGCAGCAGCCGGGTGGGCGCCCACGCCATGATCGGCGGTCAGGTGGGCATCGCCGGGCACCTCACGGTGGGCGACCGCGTGAAGGTGGCGGCGCAGAGCGGCATCGGGGAGAACATCCCGGACGGGGTCACTGTGCAGGGCAGCCCGGCGTTCGCCATCGGCCCCTACAAGCGCAGCTACGTGGTGTTCCGCAATCTGCCCGAGCTGCAGCGGCGCGTGGCCGAGCTGGAGCGCATGCTGGCGGAGCTCCGCAAGGAGGCCGGCCAGGCGGGCTGA